Proteins from one Hoplias malabaricus isolate fHopMal1 chromosome 2, fHopMal1.hap1, whole genome shotgun sequence genomic window:
- the LOC136676493 gene encoding golgin subfamily A member 6-like protein 22: MTLKKDEGKSSRGGLESEAGRGDIEIKMANASNKFKLIGPRDEVQTSSAATLSCHLSPEVSAVDLEIRWFKETECVCLYKNRQVTEGRGYKGRVSLFTQELQRGNVSLQIRNCTRSDLGHYLCQVTDGTITEECTVEVGGMYGADTVVISQIEQEWTEEDRKKMEESLQLQEKDTELENVRKLLREKESLLEDTVKEVDSCKNQLETQRKELQEKSSTLQKMKIQLEEQKTEVSEKDKQLVEKERIVSEIHTQLMEREEQVKEKERLLEERNKQLQERTHPPSSVPVRRRHSKEGIPPGLSGASPPESGGVSELRLVLLGRTGSGKSAAGNRLLGREERSRAGASTVRQQSESRQGQVAGRQVTVVDTPDYFSPGLSLDELRQDVGLCVHLSAPGPHAFLLVIPVKQTSGEERDMLQKMEEMFGERCWRNTMILFTVTDEDQEKKLEEFVQSGNQEVQSLVEKCGNRFHCLNIKESGEGSQVSELLEKIEKMVEGNREKFYSSEIYLETEAQIRAMETKIMKQMEEKRVKEEREIKEKHEKELQNSLRKIEGAVQEHEGEIKQLNDRTTDLERRMKEERDEEKRRGLERELERELDRRTEMEEKVKRLKEKRERDRCEIEERHRQEMEEMMETYEGEARAEAERNLMKILLPELQRDILASKTKMQEEFSRQMEEKNMELEKLREHYSELRKTHSLLEEVYERTVRRSSESEGAAPAAEGESKGISQRFKDLFH, translated from the exons ATGACTCTGAAGAAGGACGAAGGAAAGAGCAGCAGAG gaGGTCTTGAGTCTGAAGCTGGAAGAGGAGATATAGAGATAAAAATGGCGAATGCAAGCAACA AGTTTAAACTCATTGGACCCCGTGATGAGGTTCAGACTAGCTCTGCCGCCACTCTCTCCTGTCACCTGTCTCCTGAAGTCAGTGCTGTTGACCTGGAGATCAGGTGGTTTAAGGAGACGGAGTGTGTTTGTCTCTATAAGAACAGACAGGTGACAGAGGGGCGGGGCTACAAGGGCAGAGTGAGTCTGTTCACTCAGGAGCTGCAGAGAGGCAACGTCTCCTTACAGATCAGAAACTGCACACGATCAGATTTAGGACATTACCTGTGTCAGGTCACTGATGGAACAATAACAGAGGAGTGTACAGTAGAAGTGGGTG GGATGTACGGCG CTGATACAGTTGTCATTTCTCAG ATAGAGCAAGAATGGACAGAAGAGGacagaaagaaaatggaggaatcT CTACAGCTTcaggagaaagacacagagctggagaatgtgaggaaactgctgagagagaaagagtctctactggaggacacagtgaaagaggtggacagctgtaaaaatcaactggagacacagagaaaggagcTGCAGGAAAAGAGCAGCACACTCCAGAAGATGAAGATCCAACTGgaagaacagaaaactgaagTGAGTGAAAAAGACAAACAGCTTGTAGAGAAGGAGAGGATTGTAagtgagatacacacacagctaatggagagagaggagcaggttaaagagaaagagagacttctAGAGGAGAGAAACAAGCAGCTGCAGGAAAGAACACATCCTCCATCATCAGTTCCAGTCAGGAGGAGACACAGCAAGGAGGGGATTCCTCCAGGCT TGAGTGGAGCATCTCCTCCAGAGTCTGGTGGTGTATCAGAGCTGAGGCTGGTTCTGCTGGGGAGGACTGGAAGTGGGAAGAGTGCAGCAGGAAACAGGCTCCTGGGTCGAGAGGAGAGGAGCAGGGCTGGAGCGTCTACAGTGAGGCAGCAGAGTGAGAGCAGACAGGGCCAGGTGGCTGGGAGGCAGGTGACTGTGGTGGACACTCCTGACTATTTCAGTCctggactctctctggacgagcTGAGACAGGACGTGGGACTCTGTGTCCATCTGTCCGCCCCAGGACCCCATGCCTTCCTCCTAGTCATACCAGTGAAGCAGAcctcaggagaggagagagacatgcTGCAGAAAATGGAGGAGATGTTTGGAGAGAGATGCTGGAGGAACACCATGATCCTCTTCACCGTCACTGATGAAGACCAAGAGAAGAAGCTTGAAGAGTTTGTCCAGTCAGGAAACCAGGAGGTCCAGAGCCTTGTGGAGAAATGTGGGAACAGGTTTCACTGTCTCAACATTAAAGAGAGTGGAGAGGGGTCTCAGgtctcagagctgctggagaagATCGAGAAGATGGTGGAAGGAAACAGAGAGAAGTTCTACAGCAGTGAGATCTACCTGGAGACAGAAGCTCAGATCAGAGCAATGGAGACAAAGATCATGAAACAAATGGAGGAAAAGAGggtgaaagaagagagagaaattaaggaaaagcatgaaaaggagCTGCAGAACTCTCTGAGAAAGATAGAGGGAGCAGTACAAGAGCATGAAGGAGAGATAAAACAACTTAACGACCGAACAACTGACCTAGAGAGAAGAATGAAAGAAGAGAGGGatgaagagaaaaggagaggactGGAAcgagagctggagagagagttAGACCGAAGGACAGAAATGGAAGAAAAGGTgaagagactgaaagagaagagagagagggacaggtgTGAGATagaggagagacacagacaggagATGGAGGAGATGATGGAGACGTATGAAGGAGAAGCCAGAGCTGAAGCAGAGAGAAACTTAATGAAGATCCTGCTGCCTGAACTCCAGAGGGACATTTTGGCTTCAAAGACAAAGATGCAGGAGGAGTTCAGCAGACAGATGGAGGAGAAGAACATGGAGCTGGAGAAACTGAGAGAGCATTACTCAGAGCTCAGGAAGACTCACTCACTTCTGGAGGAGGTCTATGAGAGAACTGTGAGAAGGAGCTCAGAGTCAGAGGGAGCTGCTCCAGCTGCAGAAGGGGAGTCTAAAGGAATCTCTCAGAGGTTTAAAGACCTGTTTCACTGA